The proteins below come from a single Acidovorax sp. NCPPB 4044 genomic window:
- a CDS encoding TlpA disulfide reductase family protein has protein sequence MTDLPEAGGPGTPSPLSPSRRRALYAGAAVVAAAGGAGLAWWRLQPHAAEPGAEAALWTQRFDAPQQGAAALDMQAFRGKPMLVNFWATWCPPCVEELPMLNAFYRTHKEKGWQVVGLAIDQPSAVRQFLARVPLDFPIGLAGLQGTDLGRSLGNLTGGLPFTVLLGADGSIRHRKMGQVTAEDLTQWASLA, from the coding sequence ATGACCGATCTTCCCGAGGCCGGGGGCCCCGGCACGCCGTCGCCCCTGAGCCCCTCGCGCCGCCGCGCGCTCTATGCCGGTGCGGCGGTCGTGGCCGCTGCGGGTGGTGCCGGCCTGGCGTGGTGGCGCCTGCAGCCCCATGCGGCGGAGCCGGGTGCCGAGGCCGCACTGTGGACACAGCGCTTCGACGCGCCGCAGCAGGGCGCCGCGGCGCTCGACATGCAGGCGTTCCGGGGCAAGCCCATGCTGGTGAACTTCTGGGCCACCTGGTGCCCCCCGTGCGTGGAAGAGCTTCCGATGCTCAATGCTTTCTATCGCACGCATAAAGAAAAGGGTTGGCAGGTCGTGGGCCTGGCTATAGACCAGCCTTCGGCGGTGCGCCAGTTCCTGGCCCGCGTGCCTCTGGATTTCCCGATCGGCCTTGCAGGCCTGCAAGGAACCGACCTGGGGCGCAGCCTGGGCAACCTCACGGGAGGCCTTCCATTTACCGTGCTTTTGGGCGCAGATGGCAGCATCCGGCACCGTAAAATGGGCCAAGTCACCGCCGAAGACCTCACGCAGTGGGCATCGCTGGCATGA
- the accB gene encoding acetyl-CoA carboxylase biotin carboxyl carrier protein, which translates to MDLRKLKTLIDLVSESNVSELEITEAEGKVRIVKSGGAVVQQFVAAPVAAPTAPAPAAAAPVAELPAPAAPTGHIVKSPMVGTFYRASSPGAKSFVEVGSQVKEGDTICIIEAMKILNEIEADKTGTVTRILGENGQAVEYGQPLFVIE; encoded by the coding sequence ATGGATTTGCGAAAACTCAAGACCTTGATTGACCTCGTTTCCGAGTCGAATGTGTCGGAACTCGAGATTACCGAGGCGGAAGGCAAGGTTCGCATCGTCAAGAGCGGTGGCGCTGTCGTCCAGCAATTCGTGGCAGCCCCGGTGGCCGCTCCCACCGCCCCGGCGCCCGCAGCCGCCGCCCCCGTGGCCGAGTTGCCCGCGCCTGCTGCACCCACCGGCCATATCGTCAAGTCCCCCATGGTGGGCACGTTCTACCGGGCGTCCAGCCCGGGTGCCAAGTCGTTCGTCGAAGTCGGCAGCCAGGTCAAGGAAGGCGACACCATCTGCATCATCGAGGCCATGAAGATCCTCAACGAAATCGAAGCCGACAAGACCGGAACGGTCACGCGCATCCTGGGCGAGAACGGCCAGGCCGTCGAATACGGACAACCGCTGTTCGTCATCGAATAA